In Tripterygium wilfordii isolate XIE 37 chromosome 15, ASM1340144v1, whole genome shotgun sequence, one DNA window encodes the following:
- the LOC119979904 gene encoding zinc finger protein 181-like: MEQDQAQKHVCRLCKRSFSSGMVLGGHMKSHAALNPVKEEVKLNNCKMGFEVNENSDHGLRANPTKFSKFKSLNSTAPSVQERVCGMCGREFKSQRALFGHLRHCNQKKKIHCEDCGKGFLSSRALTGHMRMHKENLTVSKETGTSSRCNLLVESLSETETLNLVRRRMRSSKVRSKISLNSSLSSLNGSSSITETVDDVEDAAKCLMLMSMGLHDWDESNSASS, encoded by the exons ATGGAACAAGATCAAGCACAGAAGCACGTTTGCAGGTTGTGCAAGAGAAGTTTCTCAAGTGGAATGGTATTGGGGGGTCACATGAAGAGTCATGCGGCTCTGAATCCTGTCAAAGAAGAGGTGAAACtgaataattgcaaaatgggctTTGAGGTCAATGAGAATTCTGATCATGGCTTGAGAGCTAACCCAACAAAATTTTCGAAATTCAAAAGCTTGAACAGCACTGCACCGTCAGTTCAAGAAAGGGTTTGCGGAATGTGTGGCAGAGAGTTTAAATCACAGAGGGCTTTGTTCGGTCATTTGAGGCAttgcaaccaaaagaaaaagattcaCTGCGAAGATTGTGGCAAAGGGTTTCTGTCATCAAGAGCTCTCACTGGCCACATGAGGATGCACAAGGAGAATCTTACAGTCTCCAAAGAGACAGGAACCAGTTCAAGATGCAATCTTCTTGTGGAGAGCTTATCGGAGACTGAGACTCTGAATCTGGTGAGAAGAAGAATGAGATCAAGTAAAGTGCGATCCAAGATCAGCTTGAATTCGTCCTTATCTAGCTTGAATGGATCATCTTCTATTACTGAAACTGTGGACGATGTGGAAGACGCGGCTAAGTGTTTGATGTTGATGTCCATGGGTTTACACGATTGGGATGAATCCAATTCGGCTT CATCctaa
- the LOC119980050 gene encoding uncharacterized protein LOC119980050: MMNLNFCHAEVDVVFDGVRHLKMKKQRVEKSDPNLYDESEFASCEAEVEKEIHDGIKCSSSTVESSDQLMEDVDLNVTGLESMKLGKNSCSKIQCLSPDSEVLDDSAKRGEFQCNYCDKRFRSHQALGGHQTHHRRPKSTVALEVDNCSGNGHDDCVPEPYVNAKLTELEGIDNSMEQEMDGVIVMNNGSVDNKVHKCPICFKEFASGQALGGHKRAHSAKNSRTSEEQIAQKKQDLSDMSSMLDLNMSAMLQEEASDNVGKETTSRMSP; the protein is encoded by the coding sequence ATGATGAATCTGAATTTCTGTCATGCTGAGGTTGATGTTGTTTTTGATGGTGTTAGGCATCttaaaatgaagaaacaaagagTAGAGAAATCAGATCCCAATCTGTATGATGAATCTGAATTTGCGTCATGTGAAGCTGAGGTTGAGAAAGAAATTCATGATGGAATCAAATGCAGCTCCAGTACAGTTGAATCTAGTGACCAGTTGATGGAAGATGTTGATTTGAATGTTACTGGTTTGGAATCCATGAAATTGGGGAAAAATTCTTGCAGCAAGATTCAATGTCTTTCTCCAGATTCTGAGGTCTTAGATGATTCAGCAAAGAGGGGTGAATTTCAGTGCAATTACTGCGATAAGAGGTTTCGTTCTCACCAGGCACTTGGAGGTCACCAAACCCACCATCGAAGGCCAAAAAGCACTGTTGCATTGGAGGTAGATAACTGCTCAGGGAACGGTCATGATGACTGTGTGCCTGAACCTTATGTGAACGCCAAGCTCACTGAACTCGAAGGCATTGATAATTCAATGGAGCAAGAGATGGATGGTGTGATTGTGATGAATAATGGGTCAGTGGATAATAAGGTTCACAAGTGTCCAATATGCTTTAAGGAGTTTGCATCAGGCCAAGCTCTAGGAGGCCACAAGAGAGCTCATTCTGCTAAGAATTCAAGGACTAGTGAAGAACAGATAGCTCAAAAGAAGCAAGACCTGTCTGATATGTCCAGTATGTTGGACCTTAATATGTCGGCCATGCTTCAGGAGGAGGCCAGTGACAATGTTGGCAAGGAAACAACCTCAAGGATGAGCCCGTAA
- the LOC120016941 gene encoding uncharacterized protein LOC120016941, with product MVHKRPFGDDNSLDVVCKYARLGEHPGQLGSTIPSSDAPHEGQASGVDFYTKVQDEGRLGSASVPTISNATDREFDNSSSACIPHFFVVNNRVPKSDATFRLSFFPEFLEHGDKLKALIQSDEILSSVIDHPPQISIGPEHQAYVPEWRPQGWTSSSDKLDGSDPQGPVAQALDNDDDDDGSMEKLMGNCIIPMPELEASARCYPQDGETKSDCKCTDRGSIRCVGQHVMEARLKLRENLGSDIFGELGFCDMGDEVTKKWTVEEEERFHEVVLSNPESLGKNFWDHFSAVFPSRTKKDMVSYYFNVFMLRKRAEQNRFDPQNIDSDNDEWQLSVVGVMEEDEDSIVESPTIIDSPALQDPVGHCHGKFEVNDENETSNDGADIGAHRIAYDEDYEGDVEDISVSHVGVSAGDDGCQHFGNFKRSNGDNNYIEDDSCTSFEFQQDKVDCCGAPDIGTDAKQFDQE from the exons ATGGTTCACAAGCGGCCTTTTGGTGACGATAATTCTCTTGATGTTGTTTGTAAGTACGCAAGACTAGGGGAGCATCCCGGTCAGCTTGGTTCAACTATCCCTTCTAGTGATGCACCCCATGAAGGTCAAGCATCAG GTGTGGACTTCTATACTAAGGTTCAAGATGAAGGGAGGCTGGGAAGTGCCTCAGTTCCTACAATTTCAAATGCGACTGACAGGGAATTTGACAATAGTTCTTCTGCCTGTATTCCTCATTTCTTTGTGGTTAATAACAGAGTTCCTAAGTCAGATGCAACATTTCGTCTATCATTTTTTCCAGAATTTTTGGAACATGGAGACAAACTAAAGGCTTTAATTCAGTCGGATGAGATCCTTTCATCTGTTATTGATCATCCTCCTCAGATTTCTATTGGACCAGAGCATCAAGCTTATGTTCCAGAGTGGCGCCCACAGGGTTGGACTAGCTCCTCTGACAAGTTGGATGGATCAGATCCTCAAGGTCCTGTTGCACAAGCgcttgataatgatgatgatgatgatggtagcATGGAGAAGCTGATGGGTAATTGTATCATTCCTATGCCTGAACTGGAAGCATCAGCAAGATGTTACCCTCAAGATGGGGAGACAAAAAGTGATTGTAAGTGCACTGATAGGGGTTCTATCAGATGTGTGGGACAACACGTCATGGAAGCAAGACTGAAACTCAGGGAGAATCTTGGATCTGATATATTTGGGGAACTAGGTTTTTGTGATATGGGGGACGAGGTTACGAAGAAATGGACTGTAGAGGAAGAGGAAAGATTCCATGAGGTTGTCCTTTCTAATCCAGAATCTCTAGGCAAGAACTTTTGGGACCATTTCTCTGCTGTTTTTCCTTCCCGAACAAAGAAGGATATGGTCAGCTATTATTTCAATGTCTTTATGCTTCGGAAACGTGCTGAACAGAACCGATTTGACCCACAAAACATCGATAGTGATAATGATGAGTGGCAATTAAGTGTCGTTGGAGTAATGGAAGAAGACGAAGACTCAATAGTGGAATCTCCAACTATTATTGATTCTCCCGCTTTGCAGGACCCTGTGGGGCATTGCCATGGAAAGTTTGAAGtgaatgatgaaaatgaaacttCTAATGACGGTGCTGATATTGGTGCTCATCGAATCGCATATGATGAAGACTACGAGGGAGATGTTGAAGATATTTCAGTTTCACATGTTGGGGTTTCTGCGGGTGATGATGGCTGTCAGCATTTTGGTAATTTTAAACGAAGCAATGGCGATAATAATTATATTGAAGATGACTCATGCACTTCATTTGAGTTTCAGCAAGACAAGGTTGATTGCTGCGGAGCTCCTGACATAGGGACTGATGCAAAACAGTTTGATCAGGAGTGA